A region of Desulfolithobacter dissulfuricans DNA encodes the following proteins:
- a CDS encoding response regulator: protein MLNKKIKVLVVDDTVVYRKAVSDILSEMPGVEVVGVAHNGKIAMSKVRTLKPDLLTLDIEMPEMNGIEVLEALQKEAPDTSAIMVSTLTTEGGEMTMKALELGAFDFILKPSTNNILESKKQLHDLLAPLIKAFQRGRTTVGAIRGRKPGGAKRPRPGPLVLPCAVKKPFRPPGLLPVEAGHCPARARSGRVNPRSSPLASPPEAPMPWPG from the coding sequence ATGCTTAATAAAAAAATCAAGGTCCTGGTCGTCGATGACACGGTTGTCTACCGTAAGGCGGTCAGTGATATCCTCTCGGAAATGCCCGGGGTAGAGGTGGTCGGGGTAGCCCATAACGGCAAGATCGCCATGTCCAAGGTCCGGACCTTAAAGCCGGATCTTCTGACCCTGGATATCGAGATGCCGGAGATGAACGGTATCGAGGTGCTCGAAGCCCTGCAGAAGGAAGCTCCCGATACCAGCGCCATCATGGTTTCGACCCTTACCACCGAAGGCGGGGAAATGACCATGAAGGCCCTGGAACTCGGCGCATTTGACTTCATCCTCAAACCCAGCACCAACAATATTCTCGAGAGCAAGAAACAACTCCATGATCTGCTGGCACCGCTGATCAAGGCTTTTCAGCGTGGTCGAACCACCGTAGGTGCAATCCGTGGCCGCAAACCTGGGGGCGCAAAACGACCACGGCCAGGTCCATTGGTTCTTCCCTGCGCAGTCAAAAAACCGTTCCGGCCACCCGGCCTGCTGCCGGTGGAAGCCGGCCACTGCCCTGCAAGGGCACGGTCCGGCAGAGTAAATCCGAGATCGTCACCATTGGCGTCTCCACCGGAGGCCCCAATGCCCTGGCCCGGATGA
- a CDS encoding chemotaxis protein CheW, which yields MTNTTKTEKNILELATFYVGDALCGMDILKVQEINKLMEMTRVPQAPSYVTGILNLRGQIVTIIDLGKKLGLDETSLGDDPRNIIVNAPGEHIGLLVRQISDVVMANPDKIEPAPANMSGIQGNFFTGVYKTDNKLIGILDVEEVLKMENESRTGHRVN from the coding sequence ATGACAAATACCACCAAAACCGAAAAAAATATCCTTGAGCTGGCAACCTTCTATGTCGGGGACGCCCTGTGCGGGATGGATATCCTCAAGGTCCAGGAGATCAACAAGCTCATGGAGATGACCAGGGTGCCCCAGGCACCCTCCTATGTCACCGGAATCCTGAATCTCCGGGGACAGATCGTCACCATCATCGATCTTGGCAAGAAACTCGGCCTGGACGAAACCAGCCTCGGTGACGACCCGCGCAACATCATCGTCAATGCCCCGGGTGAACATATCGGCCTTCTGGTACGCCAGATCAGTGACGTGGTCATGGCCAATCCCGACAAGATCGAGCCGGCCCCGGCCAACATGTCCGGTATCCAGGGAAACTTCTTCACCGGGGTCTACAAGACCGATAACAAACTTATCGGTATCCTGGATGTGGAGGAAGTGCTCAAGATGGAGAACGAGAGCCGGACCGGTCACCGGGTCAATTAG
- a CDS encoding hybrid sensor histidine kinase/response regulator, whose translation MPIEDDEILQGFIEESLEHLADIENDLLAIEDAGADIDDDLVNKVFRAAHSIKGGAGFMGLTVIQELAHATENVLGLIRSRKLVPTPEIINVLLQASDELQQLIENIHDSNEVDISEHLNALNAIYEGGEAAAPPVAASESEPESASEEKPEETAAEEEVETEAVTPESEPEPEPVQAAATVETPPPKSLEPAPTQSTPDPPKKAKKKLAATSHKPDTTIRVNVSLLDQLMNLAGELVLSRNQLLQTITSGDVRNAEAVGQRIDLVTSELQEAIMLTRMQPIGNVFNKFPRVVRDLAKKLGRQIELTIVGKEVELDRTIIEAINDPLTHLIRNSVDHGIEPPEERIKKGKDARGLIVLKAYHEAGQVVIEISDDGKGLDGDMIAQAAINKGLITAEQAKTMSEKEKINLILLPGFSTAKEVTDVSGRGVGMDVVKTNLDKLGGSIEIESEVGKGTTISIKLPLTLAIIPCQIVMTGGERYAIPQVNLEELLRIPAAQVKDRVERVGDAEVVRLRGNLLPLIRLSDVLEIERTYYDPKDGETKLDRRVNIADRRSRKSPLFRDSSESREETVPPDDTDRHERKSIERRQGPASALNIVVVSTGTMKYGVIVDRLHDSEEIVIKPLGRHLQQCRGYAGATIMGDGRIALILDVSNLAQMAGLTSMEGSDRAQELAEAAKEAIIARRDKQALLIFRSSEEEQFGVPLNMVERVEKIKITDIEDVGGRRVMQYRGGSLPLLCIDDVAMVQPIKEQDDLLVIVFHLANKDIGLLAIGPVDAIEVAADIDDVTLKQTGIMGSAIIDGQTTMLVDIFELVQAVHPEWFADLALSEVVEEEEAATILVVEDSNFFRNQVKGYMEEAGYHVIEAEDGVQAFHALEERADEISLVVTDIEMPNMDGFELTEKIRSDPRFANLPVIALTTLAADEDIAKGKAVGFNEYHIKLDKERLMESVHKYARQAVAA comes from the coding sequence ATGCCAATCGAAGATGATGAAATTCTACAGGGTTTTATAGAAGAATCACTGGAGCATCTGGCGGACATAGAGAATGATCTGCTGGCCATCGAGGATGCCGGGGCGGATATTGATGATGACCTGGTCAACAAGGTTTTCCGGGCTGCCCACTCCATCAAGGGTGGAGCCGGCTTCATGGGCCTGACCGTTATCCAGGAACTGGCCCATGCGACGGAAAACGTCCTGGGACTTATCCGCAGCCGCAAGCTGGTTCCGACCCCGGAAATCATCAATGTCCTGCTTCAGGCCTCGGATGAACTGCAGCAACTGATCGAAAACATCCATGACAGCAACGAGGTGGATATTTCCGAGCACCTGAACGCGCTCAATGCCATCTATGAGGGTGGCGAGGCCGCGGCGCCTCCGGTAGCGGCCAGCGAATCTGAACCTGAGTCCGCCTCTGAAGAAAAGCCTGAGGAAACAGCTGCAGAGGAAGAGGTGGAAACCGAGGCCGTCACGCCTGAAAGCGAGCCCGAGCCGGAACCCGTTCAGGCCGCGGCAACGGTTGAGACACCGCCACCGAAGTCTCTGGAGCCGGCCCCGACACAGAGTACTCCGGACCCACCCAAAAAGGCCAAGAAAAAACTGGCCGCCACCTCGCACAAACCCGACACCACCATCCGGGTCAACGTGAGCCTGCTCGACCAGTTGATGAACCTGGCCGGCGAACTGGTTCTGTCGAGAAACCAGCTCCTGCAGACCATAACCTCCGGCGATGTCCGCAACGCCGAAGCGGTGGGCCAGCGAATCGACCTGGTGACCTCCGAGCTCCAGGAGGCCATCATGCTCACCCGGATGCAGCCCATCGGTAACGTGTTCAACAAGTTCCCCCGGGTGGTCCGCGATCTGGCCAAGAAACTTGGCCGGCAGATCGAGCTCACCATTGTCGGCAAGGAGGTCGAACTGGACCGGACCATCATCGAAGCGATCAACGATCCCCTGACCCATCTGATCCGTAACTCGGTGGACCACGGCATTGAACCGCCGGAAGAGCGGATCAAAAAAGGCAAGGATGCCAGAGGACTCATCGTCCTCAAAGCCTACCATGAAGCAGGTCAGGTGGTGATCGAGATCTCCGATGACGGTAAGGGGCTGGACGGTGACATGATCGCCCAGGCTGCGATAAACAAGGGTTTGATCACGGCGGAACAGGCCAAGACCATGTCGGAGAAGGAAAAGATCAACCTCATCCTCCTGCCCGGTTTTTCGACCGCCAAGGAGGTTACCGATGTCTCCGGCCGCGGCGTTGGTATGGATGTGGTCAAAACCAACCTGGACAAGCTCGGCGGTTCCATTGAGATCGAGTCCGAGGTCGGCAAGGGAACCACCATCTCCATCAAGCTGCCGCTGACCCTGGCCATCATTCCTTGTCAGATCGTCATGACCGGCGGCGAACGGTATGCCATACCCCAGGTCAACCTGGAGGAGTTGCTACGCATCCCGGCCGCCCAGGTCAAGGACCGGGTGGAACGGGTGGGTGATGCCGAGGTTGTTCGCCTGCGCGGCAACCTGCTGCCCCTGATCCGGCTTTCCGACGTCCTGGAAATCGAGCGGACCTATTACGATCCCAAGGATGGGGAGACCAAACTCGACCGCAGGGTCAATATCGCCGATCGGAGATCCAGAAAAAGTCCCCTGTTCCGTGACAGTTCGGAATCCCGGGAGGAAACAGTACCGCCCGATGACACGGACCGCCATGAAAGAAAATCCATCGAACGGCGGCAGGGACCAGCCTCGGCCCTGAATATTGTCGTTGTTTCCACCGGAACCATGAAATACGGGGTCATCGTCGACCGGCTGCACGACTCCGAGGAAATAGTCATCAAACCACTGGGCCGTCATCTGCAGCAGTGCCGCGGCTATGCCGGCGCCACCATCATGGGGGACGGACGCATCGCCCTGATCCTCGATGTCAGCAACCTGGCCCAGATGGCCGGTCTTACATCCATGGAAGGCTCGGACCGGGCCCAGGAACTTGCCGAGGCCGCCAAAGAGGCCATAATTGCCCGCCGTGACAAGCAGGCCCTGCTGATCTTCCGCAGTTCCGAGGAAGAACAGTTCGGCGTGCCGCTCAACATGGTGGAACGGGTTGAAAAAATCAAGATCACAGACATCGAAGACGTGGGTGGCCGGCGGGTCATGCAGTACCGAGGCGGCAGCCTGCCCCTGCTCTGCATTGACGATGTAGCCATGGTCCAGCCGATCAAGGAACAGGACGATCTCCTGGTTATCGTTTTCCACCTGGCGAACAAGGATATCGGACTCCTGGCCATCGGACCGGTGGATGCCATCGAAGTGGCGGCAGACATAGACGATGTCACCCTCAAGCAGACCGGCATCATGGGTTCTGCCATTATTGATGGCCAGACCACTATGCTTGTGGATATCTTTGAACTTGTCCAGGCCGTTCATCCTGAATGGTTCGCCGACCTTGCACTCAGTGAAGTGGTGGAGGAAGAGGAGGCTGCAACCATCCTGGTGGTAGAAGACTCCAACTTCTTCCGCAACCAGGTCAAGGGATACATGGAGGAAGCCGGCTACCATGTTATCGAGGCCGAAGACGGAGTCCAGGCATTCCATGCCCTGGAAGAACGGGCCGATGAGATATCTCTTGTTGTGACAGATATCGAGATGCCCAACATGGACGGATTCGAGTTAACAGAGAAGATCCGCAGTGATCCCAGATTTGCCAATCTGCCGGTTATCGCGCTGACCACGCTGGCCGCAGATGAAGACATTGCCAAAGGCAAAGCCGTGGGATTTAACGAATATCACATCAAGCTGGACAAAGAACGGCTCATGGAAAGTGTCCACAAGTACGCCAGACAGGCTGTGGCCGCATAA
- a CDS encoding FKBP-type peptidyl-prolyl cis-trans isomerase produces the protein MSPVALTDTVTITYKATLKSGEVIDATPENKPLTLSIGDGKIFPAVEVSLLGMEPGQTRTVTIAPEDAYGPHYKELVHTLPRSIFEGKIEPKPGMILSLALEKDGREEQVPATVLSVNNDTVTVDYNHPLAGKPITYTVTLVGINK, from the coding sequence ATGTCTCCAGTAGCCCTGACCGATACCGTCACCATCACCTACAAGGCCACCCTTAAGTCCGGCGAGGTTATCGACGCGACTCCGGAGAACAAGCCTCTCACGCTATCCATCGGTGACGGCAAGATCTTCCCGGCAGTGGAGGTCTCCCTCCTGGGCATGGAACCGGGCCAGACACGGACCGTGACAATTGCTCCGGAAGACGCCTACGGTCCGCATTACAAGGAACTGGTCCATACCCTGCCCCGCTCCATTTTTGAAGGAAAAATCGAGCCCAAGCCCGGCATGATTCTTTCCCTGGCCCTGGAAAAGGACGGCCGGGAAGAACAGGTTCCGGCAACGGTTCTGTCGGTCAACAACGATACCGTCACCGTGGACTATAACCATCCCCTGGCCGGCAAGCCCATTACCTATACCGTCACCCTGGTGGGAATCAACAAATAA
- a CDS encoding CheB methylesterase domain-containing protein, with product MLPGDLGVPIVIVQHMPPVFTKSLANSLNSKCAIMVKEAEDGEAIQPNVAYIAPGGKQMKLVASADGQNRLIKITNDPPENSCKPSVDYLFRSVADYYVGRATAVIMTGMGSDGTKGLEILKRKGAWIIGQDRETCVVYGMPKAPAEKGLLDVVAPLDKIADEIIKTVK from the coding sequence ATGCTGCCCGGTGATCTTGGAGTGCCCATCGTTATTGTTCAGCACATGCCGCCGGTTTTCACCAAGTCGCTGGCCAACAGCCTCAACAGCAAGTGTGCAATCATGGTCAAAGAGGCTGAGGACGGGGAGGCCATCCAGCCCAATGTGGCCTACATCGCGCCCGGCGGCAAGCAGATGAAACTGGTCGCCTCGGCCGACGGCCAGAACCGACTCATCAAGATCACCAATGATCCACCGGAGAACAGCTGCAAGCCCTCGGTCGATTATCTGTTCCGCTCGGTGGCCGATTATTACGTTGGCCGGGCCACTGCCGTCATCATGACCGGCATGGGGTCCGACGGGACCAAGGGGCTGGAGATTCTCAAGCGCAAGGGTGCCTGGATCATCGGTCAGGACAGGGAAACCTGTGTGGTCTACGGCATGCCCAAGGCTCCGGCGGAAAAAGGTCTGCTGGACGTGGTGGCTCCGCTCGACAAAATCGCCGATGAGATTATTAAAACTGTCAAATGA
- a CDS encoding CheR family methyltransferase, translated as MLKITPEELKIITKYIHEVSGIHLDASKKYLIETRLSQVAEELGCRTFKELYQKARSDSRKLIERKIIDAISTNETLFFRDAGPFQLLQHKILPDLIDRRTPKSKFSKPRIRIWSAACSTGQEVYSIAIVLKELLGDTSKYNIKLLGTDISDTAIAQASRGRYNKFEIERGLGRDKLQKYFIPVGGYWQVKDELRVMATFRKLNLMRPFTGLGKFDIIFCRNVAIYFTMEDRKKLFNRLADVLEPDGYLIIGATESLTGICSRFVPKRHLRALYYQLK; from the coding sequence ATGCTGAAAATCACACCAGAAGAGCTCAAGATAATCACCAAGTATATCCATGAGGTATCCGGGATCCATCTTGATGCAAGTAAAAAATATCTTATTGAGACCCGGCTCTCCCAGGTCGCAGAGGAACTGGGCTGTAGAACATTCAAGGAACTGTACCAGAAAGCCCGTTCCGATTCCCGCAAGCTCATTGAGCGCAAGATAATCGATGCCATCTCCACCAATGAAACCCTCTTCTTTCGCGATGCAGGACCGTTTCAACTCCTTCAGCACAAGATTCTTCCCGACCTGATCGATCGGCGAACCCCCAAATCCAAATTCTCCAAGCCGAGAATCCGGATCTGGAGCGCCGCCTGTTCCACCGGCCAGGAGGTCTACTCCATTGCCATTGTCCTCAAGGAACTGCTGGGCGATACCTCAAAATACAACATCAAGCTGCTGGGAACCGACATCTCAGACACAGCCATTGCCCAGGCCTCCAGGGGAAGATACAATAAGTTTGAAATTGAACGGGGACTTGGCCGGGACAAACTGCAAAAATACTTCATTCCAGTCGGCGGCTACTGGCAGGTCAAGGATGAACTGCGGGTGATGGCCACCTTTCGCAAACTCAACCTGATGCGGCCCTTCACCGGTCTTGGCAAGTTTGACATCATTTTCTGCCGCAATGTTGCCATTTATTTCACCATGGAAGATCGGAAAAAACTCTTCAACCGGCTGGCCGATGTCCTGGAACCCGACGGATATCTCATCATTGGCGCCACCGAATCCCTGACCGGTATATGCTCCCGTTTTGTCCCCAAGAGACATCTCAGGGCCCTCTATTATCAGCTCAAGTAA
- a CDS encoding methyl-accepting chemotaxis protein, with protein MNIKLKLISTVLGLSCIIVCMFLATWYVTSKQKNDSLVINLAGRQRMLTQKMAKELLQFQLAREKTGKIDRRLAEQVENTTTIFDKTLNALIHSGQAPLTLDAQSSKYVTLPAATSNALEQLKVVAQQWESCKGRINTVLTSEQPVDAILDTIIKGNMDLLKKMNEAVTIMQENAEGSVRLLITIQVVLVIFGLAAIAFALSTVQSIGSRLEKIRSFTETFGNGNLTAVANISGTDELGQIGTSLDSMARNLRKIIQHISDNAGDLDTSSRELFAISTHVSSETEKVSDRSHAVAEAAGEMSSNMNTVAAAVEETSTNVSIMAEAVKEMTVTFNTITQDTENARNITENAVSQSQRASTRVNELGTAASEIDKVTETITEISEQTNLLALNATIEAARAGEAGKGFAVVANEIKELAKQTAEATKDIRQKIESIQSSTKVTVTEIREIAETVKEVNEIVGGIATALEEQTATTHEITENIVQASEGIQEVTENVAQSSLVSNEVATAIVEVNSKASAINDESSKLASNAEQLKDLAKALDNLVRKFKV; from the coding sequence ATGAATATTAAACTTAAACTCATATCTACAGTTCTGGGGCTATCCTGCATTATCGTGTGCATGTTCCTTGCCACCTGGTATGTGACATCAAAGCAGAAAAATGACAGCCTAGTCATCAACCTGGCCGGCAGGCAACGAATGCTGACCCAGAAAATGGCCAAGGAACTGCTGCAGTTTCAGCTTGCCAGGGAAAAAACCGGCAAGATTGACAGAAGACTTGCAGAACAAGTTGAAAACACCACCACCATCTTTGACAAGACACTCAACGCGCTGATTCATTCCGGGCAGGCACCGCTTACCCTTGATGCCCAGAGCAGCAAATACGTAACACTGCCTGCTGCAACAAGCAACGCACTGGAACAACTGAAAGTTGTCGCCCAGCAATGGGAGTCGTGCAAGGGAAGAATAAACACGGTCCTCACCAGTGAGCAGCCGGTCGATGCCATCCTTGACACCATCATCAAAGGGAATATGGACCTGCTGAAAAAGATGAACGAAGCGGTAACCATCATGCAGGAAAATGCCGAAGGATCGGTTCGACTGCTTATCACCATACAGGTCGTTCTGGTCATTTTTGGTCTGGCCGCCATTGCGTTCGCCCTCTCCACGGTACAGTCCATCGGCAGCAGGCTTGAGAAGATCCGTTCGTTCACCGAAACCTTTGGCAATGGTAATCTCACTGCAGTCGCAAATATTTCCGGTACCGATGAACTGGGCCAGATAGGTACCAGCCTGGATAGCATGGCTCGTAATCTGCGCAAGATAATCCAACACATCAGCGACAATGCGGGTGATCTGGACACATCATCCAGAGAACTCTTTGCTATTTCCACCCATGTTTCCTCGGAGACGGAAAAAGTTTCCGACCGTTCTCACGCTGTGGCTGAAGCAGCAGGCGAGATGTCCTCCAATATGAATACCGTGGCCGCCGCAGTCGAGGAAACATCCACCAATGTCTCCATTATGGCAGAAGCGGTCAAGGAAATGACCGTAACATTCAACACCATCACCCAGGATACCGAAAACGCACGAAACATTACCGAGAATGCTGTTTCCCAATCCCAGCGAGCGTCGACCCGGGTCAATGAACTGGGTACTGCTGCCAGCGAGATCGACAAAGTAACTGAAACCATCACTGAAATTTCGGAACAAACCAACCTGCTCGCCCTTAACGCCACCATCGAGGCAGCCAGGGCCGGGGAAGCTGGCAAGGGTTTCGCGGTGGTTGCCAACGAGATCAAGGAACTGGCCAAACAGACTGCCGAAGCGACCAAGGATATCCGGCAGAAGATCGAATCCATCCAGTCCTCTACCAAGGTGACGGTTACAGAAATTCGCGAGATTGCGGAAACTGTTAAAGAAGTCAACGAGATTGTAGGCGGCATCGCCACAGCCCTGGAAGAACAGACTGCCACCACCCATGAGATCACTGAAAATATCGTCCAGGCCTCCGAAGGAATTCAGGAGGTCACCGAAAATGTGGCGCAAAGCTCCCTGGTATCCAATGAAGTTGCAACTGCCATAGTTGAAGTGAACAGCAAGGCATCTGCAATCAATGATGAATCCTCTAAACTGGCTTCCAACGCGGAACAACTCAAAGACCTGGCGAAAGCTCTTGACAATCTGGTCCGGAAGTTCAAGGTGTAA
- the hisI gene encoding phosphoribosyl-AMP cyclohydrolase, protein MEKKSDGTTSPPDPVSQKNETTTMIPLDFSKSADGLLPAIVQDHASGEVLMLAYINEESWKKTLETGKAHYWSRSRKALWLKGESSGHVQMIREILVDCDADTVVFKVEQLGGAACHKGYRSCFFRRVSDGKLVVDQTPVFDPKTVYGS, encoded by the coding sequence ATGGAAAAAAAATCAGACGGTACGACGAGCCCTCCCGATCCAGTGAGTCAAAAAAACGAAACAACTACTATGATACCACTAGATTTTTCCAAATCAGCCGACGGTCTTTTGCCGGCTATCGTCCAGGACCATGCCAGCGGCGAGGTGCTGATGCTGGCTTATATCAACGAGGAGTCCTGGAAAAAAACCCTGGAAACCGGCAAGGCTCATTACTGGAGTCGCTCGCGAAAAGCCCTGTGGCTCAAGGGTGAATCATCGGGCCATGTGCAGATGATCCGGGAGATCCTGGTGGACTGCGATGCCGATACCGTGGTCTTCAAGGTGGAGCAGCTCGGTGGCGCCGCCTGTCATAAGGGGTACCGAAGCTGCTTTTTCCGCCGGGTGAGTGATGGAAAACTCGTGGTCGACCAGACGCCGGTGTTTGATCCCAAGACCGTCTACGGGTCATGA
- a CDS encoding methyl-accepting chemotaxis protein translates to MNFLQKLRPRKIKTRFLVALGAVVAILVIIPVWVFYTSTTKQTLAESREQLQEQTSRIQDFIESEKEKTQLLAQTVAHIPAVQEYLATRNRTSMLQLCLPLYKELQEHTSLNVFHFHLPPAISFLRLQKPSKFGDDLSSFRKTVVTVNTNQSSIAAIEKGKAGLSIRAVVPIDYEGEHVGSVEFGAPLDNAFLARIKRIIGEDISLVVPDGTGFRYQATTQNGEISKTEEPLLRKMMQSTDLVVEPSRKNGREILTAYQPLLDYSGKIAGVLVVPRDITAPLAQARKTALTIVGLGIAALLLVQAVIWLLFNQTINKPISELIARFEKASNGDLTQYLDSSSVEGVNCSSVAECGKTDCTMYGKTGYCWEEAGSLSDHPQCPKISSGEYSSCSECKEVFGTVVQDEFSEVAVYYNGFLKNVAKMVEDIKNNALNLNSAAGSLVTVSNTLDESSAETAQRSESVAAAAEEMSSNMASVAAATEEAAANLNVMTTATEEISSTIREIQENTSKAKDITGNAVSEAGDISSKVDELGVAAQDIGKVTETITEISSQTNLLALNATIEAARAGEAGKGFAVVANEIKELAKQTAEATGEIKKQIEDIQSSTGVTVEGIRNITDVIREIDSIVSSISTALDEQSGTMHELTSNILQAGEGIGEVAENVAQSSSVSQEISSDVAQVNAAASSISQGSRKVHDQAEDLQRLAEELKHMISRFRLS, encoded by the coding sequence ATGAATTTTCTGCAGAAACTGCGGCCCAGGAAGATCAAAACCAGATTCCTGGTGGCCCTCGGGGCTGTGGTTGCCATCCTGGTTATAATTCCTGTGTGGGTTTTTTACACCAGCACCACCAAACAGACGCTTGCTGAAAGCCGCGAACAGCTGCAGGAGCAGACAAGCCGGATTCAGGATTTCATCGAATCGGAAAAGGAAAAGACCCAGCTGCTGGCCCAGACCGTGGCCCATATTCCAGCCGTACAGGAGTATCTTGCCACCAGGAACAGAACCTCCATGCTGCAGCTCTGTCTGCCCCTGTACAAGGAACTGCAGGAGCACACCTCCCTCAATGTCTTTCATTTCCATCTGCCGCCGGCCATCTCCTTTCTCCGGCTACAGAAACCCAGCAAGTTCGGCGATGACCTTTCCAGCTTCCGCAAGACCGTGGTGACCGTCAATACCAACCAGTCCTCTATCGCCGCCATTGAAAAGGGGAAGGCAGGCCTCTCCATCCGGGCCGTGGTACCCATCGATTATGAGGGCGAACATGTGGGGTCGGTGGAATTTGGCGCTCCGCTCGACAACGCCTTCCTCGCCAGAATCAAGCGGATCATCGGCGAAGATATCTCCCTGGTGGTACCCGATGGTACAGGATTCCGTTATCAGGCCACAACCCAGAACGGTGAAATTTCCAAAACCGAGGAACCGCTACTGCGCAAGATGATGCAGAGTACGGACCTGGTCGTTGAACCGAGCCGCAAAAATGGCCGCGAGATCCTGACCGCCTATCAGCCCCTGCTCGATTACTCCGGAAAAATCGCCGGGGTCCTCGTGGTGCCCCGGGACATCACCGCGCCCCTGGCCCAGGCCCGCAAGACCGCGCTGACCATTGTCGGGCTCGGGATTGCAGCGCTTCTCCTGGTCCAGGCCGTGATCTGGCTCCTGTTCAACCAGACTATCAACAAGCCGATCAGCGAACTCATCGCCCGCTTTGAAAAGGCCAGCAATGGTGACCTGACCCAGTATCTCGACTCCAGCAGCGTGGAAGGGGTCAACTGCTCCTCCGTGGCCGAATGCGGCAAGACCGACTGTACCATGTACGGCAAGACAGGATACTGCTGGGAAGAAGCCGGCTCCCTGTCGGACCACCCCCAGTGCCCGAAAATTTCCAGCGGCGAGTACAGCTCCTGCAGTGAATGCAAGGAAGTTTTCGGAACAGTGGTGCAGGATGAATTTTCCGAGGTTGCCGTGTACTATAACGGTTTTTTGAAAAACGTGGCCAAAATGGTCGAGGACATCAAGAACAATGCCCTCAACCTCAACAGCGCCGCCGGATCCCTGGTGACGGTGTCCAACACCCTGGATGAATCCTCGGCCGAAACCGCACAGCGCTCGGAAAGTGTGGCCGCGGCTGCCGAAGAGATGAGTTCCAACATGGCCAGCGTGGCCGCAGCAACAGAGGAGGCAGCCGCCAACCTCAACGTGATGACCACGGCCACGGAAGAAATCTCTTCCACCATCAGGGAGATCCAGGAAAACACATCCAAGGCCAAAGATATCACCGGCAACGCGGTGAGCGAGGCGGGTGATATTTCCAGCAAGGTGGACGAGCTTGGTGTGGCGGCCCAGGATATCGGCAAAGTTACCGAGACCATAACGGAAATTTCCTCGCAGACCAATCTCCTTGCCCTCAACGCCACCATCGAGGCCGCCCGGGCCGGCGAAGCGGGCAAGGGTTTTGCCGTGGTTGCCAACGAGATCAAGGAACTGGCCAAGCAGACCGCCGAGGCCACCGGCGAGATCAAGAAGCAGATTGAAGATATCCAGAGTTCCACCGGTGTCACGGTGGAGGGGATCCGCAACATCACCGATGTTATCAGGGAGATCGACTCCATCGTCTCCTCCATTTCCACTGCTCTTGACGAACAGTCCGGCACCATGCACGAGCTGACGAGCAACATCCTCCAGGCCGGTGAAGGCATCGGTGAAGTGGCTGAAAACGTGGCCCAGAGCTCCAGCGTTTCCCAGGAGATCTCCAGTGACGTGGCCCAGGTCAATGCTGCGGCCTCCAGCATCTCCCAGGGCAGCAGGAAGGTACATGACCAGGCCGAGGATCTGCAGCGGCTGGCCGAGGAACTCAAACATATGATCAGCCGTTTCCGCCTCAGCTGA